Proteins co-encoded in one Colletes latitarsis isolate SP2378_abdomen chromosome 2, iyColLati1, whole genome shotgun sequence genomic window:
- the Csn7 gene encoding COP9 signalosome subunit 7 isoform X1 produces the protein MTGGTTTEKSASNPLEQFMLLAKTAKGAAALELIRQAVETPGVNVFGELLDMPNIKELENGPYVQYWNTLNLFAYGTYKEYLENKDKVLELTPTQKKKLQHLTIVTLATKSRCIPYSILLEELDIKNVRDLEDLIIEAIYADIIHGKLDQKNSQLEVDYAGLGRDVRPNDTGVVAETLAAWGQACDTVLACIEDQVTKANVEKQKATYHKERIQRDIANIKKLLAVQAGGGSGVQEADMAGGSSGTGGSESGREALSVPPDPKKKQQKVKGSKGSEYFLEFHGIELYVGSNTKV, from the exons ATGACTGGTGGAACTACCACTGAAAAGTCAGCTAGTAATCCTTTAGAACAGTTCATGTTGCTTGCAAAAACTGCTAAAGGTGCAGCTGCACTGGAGCTAATAAGACAAGCTGTAGAAACGCCAGGTGTTAATGTTTTTGGAGAATTATTAGATATGCCCAATATCAAAGAGCTAGAAAATGGACCTTACGTTCAATATTGGAACACATTGAACTTGTTTGCATATGGCACGTACAAAGAATATTTGGAAAATAAAGACAAAGTTTTGGAATTAACACCTACGCAAAAGAAAAAGCTTCAACATCTAACAATTGTTACATTGGCCACAAAGTCCAGATGTATACCTTATTCTATATTATTGGAGGAGCTAGATATAAAGAACGTTAGAGATTTAGAGGACTTGATAATCGAAGCCATTTATGCAGATATAATACATGGAAAATTAGATCAAAAGAATTCACAATTAGAGGTAGATTATGCTGGTTTAGGACGTGATGTTAGACCCAATGATACAGGTGTGGTAGCTGAAACATTAGCTGCTTGGGGTCAAGCTTGTGATACTGTGTTAGCATGCATCGAAGATCAAGTTACAAAAGCTAATGTTGAAAAACAGAAAGCCACTTACCACAAAGAGAGAATACAAAGAGAC ATTGCTAACATAAAGAAGTTGCTTGCCGTACAAGCAGGTGGTGGTAGTGGTGTACAGGAGGCTGATATGGCAGGAGGTAGTTCAGGGACAGGGGGAAGCGAATCTGGTAGAGAAGCATTATCAGTTCCTccagatccaaagaagaaacaaCAAAAGGTCAAAGGTAGTAAAGGCAGTG AGTATTTCCTGGAGTTTCACGGAATAGAACTTTACGTCGGTTctaatacgaaagtttga
- the Csn7 gene encoding COP9 signalosome subunit 7 isoform X2 has product MTGGTTTEKSASNPLEQFMLLAKTAKGAAALELIRQAVETPGVNVFGELLDMPNIKELENGPYVQYWNTLNLFAYGTYKEYLENKDKVLELTPTQKKKLQHLTIVTLATKSRCIPYSILLEELDIKNVRDLEDLIIEAIYADIIHGKLDQKNSQLEVDYAGLGRDVRPNDTGVVAETLAAWGQACDTVLACIEDQVTKANVEKQKATYHKERIQRDIANIKKLLAVQAGGGSGVQEADMAGGSSGTGGSESGREALSVPPDPKKKQQKVKGSKGSGSTNPVKHHELSDDPK; this is encoded by the exons ATGACTGGTGGAACTACCACTGAAAAGTCAGCTAGTAATCCTTTAGAACAGTTCATGTTGCTTGCAAAAACTGCTAAAGGTGCAGCTGCACTGGAGCTAATAAGACAAGCTGTAGAAACGCCAGGTGTTAATGTTTTTGGAGAATTATTAGATATGCCCAATATCAAAGAGCTAGAAAATGGACCTTACGTTCAATATTGGAACACATTGAACTTGTTTGCATATGGCACGTACAAAGAATATTTGGAAAATAAAGACAAAGTTTTGGAATTAACACCTACGCAAAAGAAAAAGCTTCAACATCTAACAATTGTTACATTGGCCACAAAGTCCAGATGTATACCTTATTCTATATTATTGGAGGAGCTAGATATAAAGAACGTTAGAGATTTAGAGGACTTGATAATCGAAGCCATTTATGCAGATATAATACATGGAAAATTAGATCAAAAGAATTCACAATTAGAGGTAGATTATGCTGGTTTAGGACGTGATGTTAGACCCAATGATACAGGTGTGGTAGCTGAAACATTAGCTGCTTGGGGTCAAGCTTGTGATACTGTGTTAGCATGCATCGAAGATCAAGTTACAAAAGCTAATGTTGAAAAACAGAAAGCCACTTACCACAAAGAGAGAATACAAAGAGAC ATTGCTAACATAAAGAAGTTGCTTGCCGTACAAGCAGGTGGTGGTAGTGGTGTACAGGAGGCTGATATGGCAGGAGGTAGTTCAGGGACAGGGGGAAGCGAATCTGGTAGAGAAGCATTATCAGTTCCTccagatccaaagaagaaacaaCAAAAGGTCAAAGGTAGTAAAGGCAGTG GATCCACTAATCCGGTAAAGCACCATGAACTGAGCGATGACCCAAAATGA